GGAGGTACAAATGAGCAGAAGTAAGCAATACCAAAGCATCCCGACAAATTTGACAGAAACTGAATTCGAGGAATTTGTCTTACCGCACCTGACGAGTGGATCAAGAGGTCCATCGACAACAGTGCCATATTTTCGCATCTTCAACTACATTTTGAAATTAATGTACACCGGGTGTCAGTGGGAGGAAATCCCTATTGAAAAAGATGCTTCTGGTAAGCCAGAAATCCATCATACCCGCGTATTTCGTGTCTTTCAGCGTTGGCAACGTGATGGCTGTTTCGAAAAAATATTTGTGGGTTCCGTGCATGAGTTATTTGCAAACAAGCTTCTGGATACAGAAGTGGTTCACGGAGACGGCAGCACCACAGCCGCTAAAAAGGGGGCGATAACTTAGGCTACAATGGGCATAAACACTTGAAGGGTGATAAGGTTGTTGCCATTTGTGATCGCAACTGCAACATCATTGCACCGATGATTTTCGCACCAGGCAACAAGAACGAATCCCCTCTGATACGTGAGGCAATGGGGCCATTGAAGGAAATTGCAAAAGATGTAGGGTTCAATCTTGAAGGATCCATCATGAGCCTCGATGGAGTGTTTGATTGCCATGAAAATCGTAAAAAGATCTTCAATGCAGGCATGAAGCCTAACATCAAAGCC
This is a stretch of genomic DNA from Pseudomonadota bacterium. It encodes these proteins:
- a CDS encoding transposase is translated as EVQMSRSKQYQSIPTNLTETEFEEFVLPHLTSGSRGPSTTVPYFRIFNYILKLMYTGCQWEEIPIEKDASGKPEIHHTRVFRVFQRWQRDGCFEKIFVGSVHELFANKLLDTEVVHGDGSTTAAKKGAIT